A genomic region of Candidatus Methylomirabilota bacterium contains the following coding sequences:
- a CDS encoding DUF3303 family protein, translating into MLYMVIESFKNGDPAPVYRRFRDKGRLAPEALKYVSSWVTSDMTRCYQLMESEDRHPLEQWIARWSDLVDFEVIPVITSAQAAERVAPRL; encoded by the coding sequence ATGCTCTACATGGTCATCGAGAGCTTCAAGAATGGCGACCCGGCGCCCGTGTACCGGCGGTTTCGGGATAAGGGGAGGCTCGCTCCGGAGGCCCTAAAATACGTCTCGAGCTGGGTCACGTCGGACATGACCAGGTGCTATCAGCTCATGGAGAGCGAGGATCGTCATCCCCTCGAGCAGTGGATCGCTCGATGGAGCGATCTTGTGGACTTCGAGGTGATCCCCGTCATCACGTCGGCCCAAGCGGCCGAGCGAGTCGCGCCACGGCTGTAG